In Candidatus Binatia bacterium, one DNA window encodes the following:
- the rplJ gene encoding 50S ribosomal protein L10 has translation MPTARKEAAIAELSQKLAASKNLFFTDYAGLSVAEITKLRGELRKAGDTYAVVKNTLFRIAAGDLAGQLEAFLAGPTGIVFAGADPVAPAKALKTFSDTVKKVAVKAAYIDGKIVDAAQVDTLAKIPPRLQLIANLVGSLANPIRGLVTVLSGNQSGLVRVLDAIREQKTSAASNA, from the coding sequence ATGCCGACCGCCCGAAAAGAAGCCGCCATCGCAGAGCTCAGCCAGAAACTCGCCGCGTCGAAGAACCTGTTTTTTACGGACTATGCCGGACTGAGCGTCGCCGAGATCACCAAACTTCGCGGCGAGCTTCGCAAGGCCGGTGACACGTACGCGGTCGTCAAAAACACGCTCTTCCGGATCGCAGCCGGCGATCTGGCCGGGCAGCTCGAGGCATTTCTCGCCGGCCCGACCGGCATCGTCTTCGCGGGAGCCGATCCGGTGGCGCCGGCCAAGGCGCTCAAGACCTTCAGCGACACGGTCAAGAAGGTCGCCGTCAAGGCCGCATACATCGACGGAAAGATCGTCGACGCGGCGCAGGTCGACACGCTCGCTAAAATCCCGCCGAGGCTCCAGCTGATCGCCAACCTTGTGGGGTCGCTCGCCAATCCGATTCGCGGGCTCGTCACCGTGCTCTCCGGGAATCAGAGCGGCCTCGTGCGCGTACTCGACGCCATCCGCGAACAAAAAACTAGCGCAGCATCCAACGCTTAA
- the rplL gene encoding 50S ribosomal protein L7/L12, producing MAVAELIEQIDKLTVLELADLVKQLEEKYGVSAAAPVAMMAAAPGAAAAPAAEKTEFDVVLSEIGPEKIKVIKAVRELTSLGLTEAKAFVESAPKAVKEGVNKDEAEQVKKKLEEAGAKVEIK from the coding sequence ATGGCAGTTGCCGAACTCATCGAACAAATCGACAAGCTCACCGTTCTCGAGCTCGCGGACCTCGTGAAGCAGCTCGAGGAGAAATACGGCGTCTCCGCCGCCGCGCCGGTCGCGATGATGGCCGCCGCTCCGGGCGCCGCCGCGGCGCCGGCCGCCGAGAAGACCGAATTCGACGTGGTGCTTTCGGAAATCGGGCCGGAGAAGATCAAGGTCATCAAGGCGGTCCGCGAACTCACCAGTCTCGGACTCACCGAGGCCAAGGCCTTCGTCGAGAGCGCGCCCAAGGCGGTCAAGGAAGGCGTCAATAAAGACGAGGCCGAGCAGGTTAAGAAGAAGCTCGAAGAAGCCGGCGCCAAGGTGGAGATCAAGTAA
- a CDS encoding AraC family transcriptional regulator produces MWEERAWLRHEDREMVFRVRKSSVGRNWSGFDAFLYEASAGFSEQQFVRHNVSMQVGRPVLVTSRCEGETLRRLQVPGDVKIVPPGVPRVWETESATIKLSMYLSPALVLSAAESLGIDPDRVAIPPQLHVRDPRIEHIGWAVKAELEAEEPFGRLYGDSLGLALASHLLRAYVPAATMNGNASLPQRRLARVFDYIRANIASDLSLGELASIAGVGSSRFKALFKQSVGMPVHQYVIRRRVEYATELLQGGHAPLADVALQAGFANQSHMARCMRQVLGITPARLRSASA; encoded by the coding sequence ATGTGGGAAGAGCGCGCGTGGCTGCGGCACGAGGACCGCGAGATGGTCTTCCGTGTACGCAAGAGCAGTGTAGGGCGGAATTGGAGCGGCTTCGACGCCTTTCTCTACGAAGCGTCGGCGGGATTCTCCGAGCAGCAGTTCGTGCGGCACAACGTCAGCATGCAGGTCGGACGCCCGGTCCTCGTCACGAGCCGGTGCGAGGGCGAGACGTTGCGCCGGCTCCAGGTGCCCGGGGACGTCAAAATCGTGCCGCCCGGCGTACCACGCGTCTGGGAGACCGAATCGGCAACGATCAAGCTCTCGATGTACTTGAGCCCCGCGCTCGTGCTTTCAGCGGCCGAGTCGTTGGGCATCGATCCCGATCGCGTCGCGATCCCGCCGCAACTGCACGTCCGCGACCCGCGCATCGAGCACATCGGATGGGCGGTGAAGGCCGAGCTCGAGGCCGAGGAACCGTTCGGCCGTCTCTACGGCGACAGCCTCGGCCTGGCGCTGGCGTCGCACCTGTTGCGCGCGTACGTTCCCGCTGCAACGATGAACGGCAACGCGAGCCTGCCGCAGCGCCGCCTCGCGCGCGTCTTCGACTACATTCGGGCGAACATCGCGAGCGATCTGTCGTTGGGCGAGCTAGCAAGCATCGCCGGCGTGGGCTCTTCGCGCTTCAAGGCGCTCTTCAAGCAGAGCGTCGGCATGCCGGTGCATCAGTACGTGATCCGCCGCCGAGTCGAATACGCCACAGAACTGCTTCAGGGCGGCCACGCGCCGCTCGCCGACGTCGCGCTGCAGGCCGGCTTCGCCAACCAGAGCCACATGGCACGTTGCATGCGTCAGGTGCTAGGCATCACTCCGGCGCGTCTCCGCTCAGCGTCCGCCTAG
- a CDS encoding NIPSNAP family protein: MQCAIVELRQYTLHPGRRDELIELFEREFLEAQEAAGMALIGQFRVRGKDDRFVWLRGFEDMQSRAASLAAFYDGPVWAAHRAAANATMIDSNNVLLLRPARADSGFCVCESFPSGSEAPSGRAYVAGLHSLRESAREDDLARVESAIAPGVNSARGSILAWHVSEHSPNSFPRLPVREGENVVVWFARFPDASSADACLAAQPTEFERAVTLRLIPTLRSRLR, translated from the coding sequence ATGCAATGCGCTATCGTCGAGCTTCGACAGTACACGCTGCATCCTGGACGGCGCGACGAGCTGATCGAGCTCTTCGAACGGGAGTTCTTGGAGGCCCAAGAGGCTGCAGGGATGGCCCTGATCGGGCAGTTTCGCGTGCGAGGTAAGGACGATCGCTTCGTTTGGCTGCGCGGCTTCGAGGACATGCAATCCCGCGCCGCATCATTGGCGGCCTTCTACGACGGGCCGGTCTGGGCGGCGCACCGCGCCGCAGCCAACGCGACGATGATCGATTCGAACAATGTTTTGTTACTGCGGCCGGCGCGCGCGGATTCGGGATTTTGCGTGTGCGAATCGTTCCCAAGCGGTTCAGAAGCGCCGTCGGGTAGAGCGTATGTTGCCGGATTGCACTCCTTGCGCGAGTCGGCGCGAGAAGACGATCTTGCGCGAGTCGAGTCAGCTATCGCCCCGGGCGTCAACTCCGCCAGGGGTTCCATCCTCGCGTGGCACGTAAGCGAGCATAGTCCGAACTCGTTCCCGCGTCTGCCGGTTCGCGAGGGCGAAAACGTAGTGGTGTGGTTCGCGCGGTTCCCAGACGCGTCGAGCGCCGATGCCTGTCTGGCAGCGCAGCCTACGGAATTTGAACGCGCGGTAACGCTTAGGTTGATACCGACGCTGCGCTCACGCCTGCGGTAA
- a CDS encoding sodium-translocating pyrophosphatase: MTAQTAIVSGLIGGALAVLYGIALTFWVLAQPAGNERMREIAAAIQEGAMAFLQRQYRTIGIVAIVLAIVIFVAPTLGKEAAIGFLIGAILSGAAGFIGMIVSVRANVRTAEAARGGLTPALNVAFRGGSVTGMLVVGLGLLAVSGYYAILLRVNDGDAATSLNAMVGLAFGCSLISVFARLGGGIYTKAADVGADLVGKVEAGIPEDDPRNPAVIADNVGDNVGDCAGMAADLFETYCVTTVAAMLLGNLLFGSKLPGATTFPLLLGAVSIVASIIGTMFVGVGHVRRAKIMAALYRGMTVAGVLALIGFYFVSQRVFAGTDLVGVTNIFICAVVGVAITGLITLITEYYTGAQFPPVQRIAKASITGHATNIIAGLAVSMQATALPAIVIVVGILVSYAMSGVYGVGIAVMAMLSMAGIVVAIDSFGPITDNAGGIAEMADMPRDVRDVTDPLDAVGNTTKAVTKGYAIGSAALAALVLFASFLQQLTNHKCPGAETACVDGVRNLFTIGNPFVLTGLLIGGLLPYLFASLSMEAVGRAAGAVVEEVRRQFREMPGIMAGTARPDYGTTVDIVTRSALHQMIVPALIPVGVPVLVVLLSYFHVLPGDTGAQMMGGILVGSIVTGFFVAISFTSGGGAWDNAKKYIEDGHYGGKGSTAHQAAVTGDTVGDPYKDTAGPAINPMIKVLNIVALLLVAFLAH; the protein is encoded by the coding sequence ATGACCGCACAGACAGCCATTGTAAGCGGGCTCATCGGGGGCGCCCTCGCGGTGCTCTACGGAATCGCGCTCACGTTCTGGGTGCTGGCCCAGCCCGCCGGCAACGAGCGGATGCGCGAGATCGCCGCGGCAATTCAAGAAGGCGCGATGGCGTTCTTGCAGCGGCAGTACCGTACTATCGGCATCGTCGCTATCGTGCTCGCGATTGTCATCTTCGTTGCTCCCACGCTGGGCAAGGAAGCGGCGATCGGGTTTCTGATCGGCGCGATCCTGTCTGGAGCGGCGGGGTTCATCGGTATGATCGTGTCGGTTCGGGCCAACGTCCGCACGGCCGAGGCCGCGCGCGGCGGCCTGACTCCGGCGCTCAACGTCGCGTTCCGCGGCGGCTCGGTCACCGGAATGCTCGTCGTGGGCCTGGGGTTGCTGGCCGTCTCCGGATACTACGCGATCTTGCTGCGCGTCAACGACGGCGACGCCGCGACCTCGCTCAACGCGATGGTAGGCCTCGCGTTCGGATGCTCGCTAATCTCGGTCTTCGCGCGTCTCGGCGGCGGCATCTACACGAAGGCCGCCGACGTAGGGGCCGATCTGGTGGGCAAGGTGGAAGCCGGAATCCCCGAAGACGATCCACGCAATCCAGCCGTCATCGCCGATAACGTCGGTGACAACGTCGGCGACTGCGCCGGCATGGCCGCGGACCTGTTCGAAACGTATTGCGTCACGACCGTGGCTGCGATGCTGCTCGGCAACCTGCTCTTCGGCTCGAAGCTGCCGGGGGCTACGACTTTTCCGCTCTTGCTCGGGGCCGTCTCGATCGTCGCATCGATCATCGGCACGATGTTCGTGGGCGTCGGACACGTCCGCCGCGCGAAGATCATGGCCGCGCTCTATCGCGGCATGACGGTCGCCGGAGTCCTTGCGCTCATCGGCTTCTATTTCGTTTCGCAGCGCGTCTTCGCGGGGACGGACCTGGTCGGCGTCACGAACATCTTCATCTGCGCGGTCGTCGGCGTGGCCATCACCGGCCTGATCACGTTGATCACGGAATACTACACGGGAGCGCAGTTCCCGCCGGTGCAGCGCATCGCGAAGGCTTCGATCACGGGGCACGCGACGAACATCATTGCAGGGCTCGCCGTCTCGATGCAGGCGACCGCGCTTCCGGCGATCGTCATCGTGGTCGGGATCCTCGTGAGCTACGCGATGTCGGGCGTCTACGGCGTCGGCATCGCGGTCATGGCGATGCTCTCGATGGCAGGCATCGTGGTCGCGATCGACTCGTTCGGCCCCATCACCGACAACGCGGGCGGCATCGCGGAGATGGCCGACATGCCGCGCGACGTGCGCGACGTCACGGATCCGCTCGACGCGGTGGGCAACACGACCAAGGCCGTAACTAAGGGCTACGCGATCGGATCGGCTGCTCTGGCCGCCCTGGTTCTTTTCGCGTCGTTCCTGCAACAGTTAACCAATCACAAATGCCCCGGCGCGGAGACCGCCTGCGTCGACGGCGTGCGTAACCTCTTCACGATCGGCAACCCGTTCGTGCTCACGGGCCTCCTCATCGGGGGTCTGCTGCCGTATCTCTTCGCATCGCTCTCGATGGAGGCGGTCGGGCGGGCCGCCGGGGCGGTGGTCGAGGAAGTGCGCCGCCAGTTTCGCGAGATGCCCGGCATCATGGCAGGCACCGCGCGCCCGGACTACGGGACCACCGTGGACATCGTGACGCGCTCGGCGCTGCACCAGATGATCGTTCCCGCGTTGATCCCGGTCGGCGTTCCGGTACTCGTCGTGCTGCTCTCGTACTTCCACGTGCTGCCGGGCGACACGGGCGCGCAGATGATGGGCGGCATCCTCGTCGGCTCGATCGTCACCGGATTCTTCGTGGCGATCTCGTTTACGTCGGGCGGCGGCGCGTGGGACAACGCCAAGAAATACATCGAAGACGGGCACTATGGCGGCAAGGGTTCGACCGCGCATCAGGCCGCCGTCACGGGCGACACCGTGGGCGATCCCTACAAAGACACCGCGGGTCCCGCGATCAACCCGATGATCAAGGTGCTCAACATCGTCGCGCTGCTCCTGGTCGCCTTCTTAGCGCACTAG
- a CDS encoding NAD(P)/FAD-dependent oxidoreductase yields the protein MLGCGPAGATAAREGARAGVRTLVLERDAVVGERRVCAAGLRPGFCETFDLPRSMIHCDTPRLALFDPDGAEHELFFGPGHTTTREELDGTMAALAAREGAEIRTRALFRAIATEGDRRIVEYADLTNGRRRAVAARVVFFALGATARMEEPQFGRVAMPDWRDGLMTTLQYRVYPERPAAAIAYRSLELHYYCGRDGRLIIAWMFPKRDHLAIGLGVMGKIGGAALRAELDAFTARVRARLYPDAGVKAVKTEGHLLYGGRARPSVADGDVLVGGTAAGFVDATNGEGIFEAALSGRFAAEAAVRAIGRGEHAGARYAALIERRFARRLAHRVRLMRYLERRPRRYALLFQQLARTPGLGEVLLKEDCERTMSERLYLYREALRFGLRTFACRD from the coding sequence GTGCTTGGGTGCGGTCCGGCGGGCGCGACGGCGGCGCGCGAGGGCGCGCGAGCGGGCGTTCGGACGCTCGTCCTCGAGCGCGACGCGGTGGTCGGAGAAAGGCGCGTCTGCGCCGCGGGCTTACGACCCGGTTTCTGCGAGACGTTCGATCTTCCGCGAAGCATGATCCACTGCGACACTCCGCGACTCGCTCTGTTCGATCCGGACGGAGCGGAGCACGAACTGTTCTTCGGGCCGGGGCACACGACCACGCGTGAGGAGCTCGACGGCACGATGGCGGCCCTCGCTGCGCGGGAAGGCGCCGAGATTCGGACGCGAGCGTTGTTCCGTGCGATCGCTACTGAGGGGGATCGCCGGATCGTCGAATACGCGGATCTGACGAACGGCCGGCGCCGCGCCGTTGCCGCGCGCGTCGTGTTTTTCGCGCTGGGCGCGACGGCCCGGATGGAAGAGCCGCAGTTCGGGCGCGTCGCGATGCCGGACTGGCGCGACGGGCTGATGACGACGCTCCAATACAGGGTCTATCCCGAGCGCCCAGCCGCCGCGATCGCCTACCGCAGTCTCGAGCTCCATTACTATTGCGGTCGCGACGGGCGGCTGATCATTGCGTGGATGTTTCCGAAGCGCGATCACTTGGCGATCGGGCTGGGCGTGATGGGCAAGATCGGCGGCGCGGCGCTGCGCGCCGAGCTCGACGCGTTTACGGCGCGCGTGCGCGCGCGGCTCTACCCCGACGCCGGAGTCAAGGCCGTCAAGACGGAAGGCCATCTGCTCTACGGCGGGCGAGCGCGGCCGAGCGTCGCAGACGGCGACGTGCTGGTTGGAGGCACTGCGGCCGGTTTTGTGGACGCGACGAACGGTGAAGGAATCTTCGAAGCCGCGTTGAGCGGGCGGTTCGCGGCCGAAGCCGCCGTGCGTGCGATCGGACGCGGCGAGCATGCGGGCGCGCGCTACGCCGCACTGATCGAGCGGCGGTTTGCGCGACGTCTGGCGCATCGCGTGCGGCTGATGCGGTACCTGGAGCGGCGCCCGCGCCGCTACGCGTTGCTCTTCCAGCAGCTCGCTAGGACTCCGGGGTTGGGCGAGGTATTGCTCAAAGAGGATTGCGAGCGAACGATGAGTGAGCGCCTGTATCTTTATCGTGAAGCGCTGCGATTTGGTCTTCGCACCTTCGCGTGCCGTGATTGA
- a CDS encoding FliA/WhiG family RNA polymerase sigma factor, with translation MIDSGLSREEAIHKYLHLVKYVAGRILVNLPASVDINDLINDGVFGLMDAIEKYDSSRTVKFETYAITRINGAIIDALRSLDWVPRTIRQRAREVDRAYERLELELGRTPSRDELARKLDLTPEELDRLLQRVDARSMVPLEAASAVLDDESDVTAELEREELRAELRQAVDALLPQERLVIRGYYFGGETLKEIKTALGVSESRVSQIHAQAVRRLRQRLRG, from the coding sequence GTGATTGACTCGGGCCTTTCGCGCGAAGAGGCCATTCACAAATACCTGCATCTAGTCAAATACGTCGCCGGGCGAATTCTGGTGAATCTTCCGGCCAGCGTCGACATCAACGACCTGATCAACGATGGGGTATTCGGATTGATGGATGCAATCGAGAAGTACGACAGCTCGCGGACGGTTAAGTTCGAAACATACGCCATCACGCGGATCAACGGCGCGATCATCGACGCGCTGCGCTCGCTGGATTGGGTGCCCCGAACGATTCGACAGCGAGCGCGGGAGGTGGACCGCGCATACGAGCGACTCGAGCTCGAGCTCGGGCGCACGCCGAGCCGCGACGAATTGGCGCGCAAATTAGACCTAACGCCGGAGGAGCTGGACCGGCTCCTGCAGCGCGTCGATGCGCGTTCCATGGTGCCGCTCGAGGCCGCGAGCGCCGTCCTGGACGACGAGAGCGACGTGACGGCCGAACTCGAGCGCGAGGAGCTGCGCGCGGAGCTCAGGCAGGCGGTCGACGCGCTGCTGCCCCAGGAGCGCCTCGTCATTCGCGGTTACTACTTCGGCGGCGAGACGCTTAAGGAAATCAAGACGGCGCTGGGGGTCTCCGAGTCGCGGGTCTCGCAGATCCATGCTCAAGCCGTCCGGCGGCTGCGACAACGTTTGCGAGGCTAA
- a CDS encoding alkaline phosphatase family protein: MKGCRVAILSACVAAATLAACAPQRQLQDGIPSLAAPRGLLRSGSGSSPIQHVVVIVQENRSFDNLFALFPGADGATRGKMRVKRGGRWVDEWTPLQSHPLVMPTDVQHCHASFETSYDKGKMDGFNLVHYGVCRRPGNVVGTAVYQYVEQDQIQPYWDIAEQWVLAEHMFQTQGSGSFTSHQDLIRGATSINSYESMIDDPHGQPWGCDAPPNARTSLITASGKYLEGQGPFPCTNKFPSSSYYTTLRDLLDAKGVPWKYYTPCFSTSDGCVPDKKCPLCAGDTLNAFDLIAPVRYGPEWSSNVSMPATNIFSDIRNGALPAVSWVIPEDDEDDHPGEKVDKGPSWVASVVDAIGGSTYWGSSAIFVVWDDWGGFYDHAAPQQFRDNLGGLGFRIPCLVISPYAKAGQSSQGGYISPTRYEFGSILRYVEDNFGLGNLGTTDVRANSIGDVFDYTQHARQFKQIGSRYPMRYFERRRASLQHGDPE, encoded by the coding sequence GTGAAAGGCTGCCGGGTCGCCATCCTGTCGGCATGCGTCGCCGCAGCGACGCTGGCCGCCTGCGCCCCGCAGCGGCAGCTTCAAGACGGGATACCGTCACTAGCCGCCCCACGGGGCCTGCTGCGCAGCGGCTCGGGGAGCTCGCCGATCCAGCACGTCGTTGTCATCGTCCAGGAAAATCGGAGCTTCGATAACCTGTTCGCCTTGTTTCCCGGTGCCGACGGCGCGACGCGGGGCAAGATGCGCGTGAAGCGCGGGGGCCGCTGGGTGGACGAGTGGACGCCGCTGCAATCGCATCCGCTGGTCATGCCGACGGACGTCCAGCACTGTCACGCCTCGTTCGAGACCTCGTACGACAAGGGCAAGATGGACGGGTTCAATCTCGTTCACTACGGCGTCTGCCGGCGTCCGGGCAACGTCGTCGGCACGGCTGTCTATCAGTACGTCGAGCAAGACCAGATTCAGCCGTACTGGGACATCGCCGAACAGTGGGTGCTGGCGGAGCATATGTTCCAGACTCAGGGCAGCGGAAGCTTCACCTCCCATCAGGACCTGATCCGCGGCGCGACCAGCATCAATTCGTACGAGAGCATGATCGACGATCCGCACGGTCAGCCGTGGGGCTGCGACGCCCCGCCGAACGCGAGGACGTCGCTGATCACGGCCTCAGGCAAGTACCTCGAGGGCCAAGGGCCGTTTCCGTGCACGAACAAGTTTCCGTCGTCATCGTATTACACGACGCTACGCGACCTGCTCGACGCCAAGGGCGTACCGTGGAAGTACTACACGCCGTGCTTCAGCACGTCGGATGGATGCGTGCCCGACAAGAAATGCCCGCTGTGCGCGGGCGATACGTTGAACGCATTCGACCTGATCGCTCCCGTGCGGTACGGCCCCGAGTGGAGCTCGAACGTCTCGATGCCCGCGACCAACATCTTCAGCGACATCCGCAACGGCGCGCTGCCCGCGGTGTCGTGGGTGATTCCCGAAGACGACGAGGACGACCACCCCGGAGAGAAGGTCGATAAGGGTCCGTCGTGGGTAGCCAGCGTCGTCGACGCGATCGGAGGGAGCACGTACTGGGGATCGTCCGCGATCTTCGTAGTGTGGGACGACTGGGGCGGTTTCTACGACCACGCGGCCCCGCAGCAGTTCCGCGACAACCTCGGCGGGCTAGGCTTCCGAATTCCGTGCCTGGTCATCTCGCCGTACGCGAAAGCGGGCCAGTCCAGTCAAGGCGGCTACATCTCGCCGACGCGATACGAGTTCGGCAGCATCCTCCGATACGTGGAGGACAACTTCGGCCTCGGAAACCTCGGCACCACGGACGTGCGCGCCAACAGCATCGGCGACGTGTTCGACTACACGCAGCATGCGCGACAGTTCAAGCAGATCGGATCGCGGTATCCAATGCGCTACTTCGAGCGCCGCAGGGCATCGCTGCAGCACGGCGATCCCGAGTAG
- the thrS gene encoding threonine--tRNA ligase encodes MTELLTPKPRPMIAEGKSDDRAPSLAELRHTAAHVLAYAVQDLFPEAKPTIGPAIENGFYYDFDRRTPFTPEDLERLETRMSEIVAADYPMTGREVTRDEAIAAFDGNPYKAEIAGEIPAGQPITLYTIGEFTDLCRGGHADSTGRIGAFKLTSVAGAYWRGDEHNAMLQRIYGTAWRDRAELDDYLARVEEAQRRDHRRLGAELDLFSIEEEAGGGLVFWHPNGAIVRNIIENFIREGLRERGYQPVVTPHIASERLYEISGHLENFAESMFGPIEVENQRFRLKPMNCPGHILIYQSRLRSYRDLPLRFSEFGTVYRFERSGVLHGLTRVRGFTQDDAHLFCTPEQLQGEFEQTLDEALRLMRAFSFSSFAYVLSRRAEADRTETDAIAEAAIRNALERYELPFEVDEGGGAFYGPKLDVNVRDALGRPWQLGTVQVDFVLPARFGLKYRAADGQDHCPVMIHRALAGSLERFFGILIEHYGGAFPVWLAPIQVVVTPISEHQASYGREVAARLRGAGFRVEVDEANEKLGYKIRHWKTQKVPYILVAGKQEAADGTVNVNQRGIDEKRTTSVESFVEELHAMVEAKE; translated from the coding sequence ATGACCGAGCTACTTACTCCGAAGCCGCGCCCGATGATCGCGGAAGGCAAATCGGACGACCGCGCGCCGTCGCTGGCCGAGCTGCGCCACACCGCGGCGCACGTGCTGGCCTATGCCGTGCAGGACCTCTTTCCCGAGGCCAAGCCCACGATCGGGCCGGCCATAGAAAACGGGTTCTACTACGATTTCGACCGGCGGACGCCGTTCACGCCGGAGGATCTCGAGCGGCTCGAGACCCGCATGAGCGAGATCGTAGCGGCCGACTATCCGATGACCGGCCGCGAGGTGACGCGCGACGAGGCCATCGCCGCGTTCGACGGCAACCCGTACAAGGCGGAGATCGCGGGCGAGATCCCTGCCGGTCAGCCCATCACCCTTTACACCATCGGCGAGTTCACGGACCTATGCCGTGGCGGCCACGCCGACTCCACCGGCCGGATCGGCGCGTTCAAGCTCACCAGCGTGGCCGGCGCCTATTGGCGCGGCGACGAGCACAACGCGATGCTCCAGCGCATCTACGGCACGGCGTGGCGCGACCGCGCGGAGCTCGACGACTATCTCGCGCGGGTCGAGGAAGCGCAACGCCGAGATCATCGCCGGCTGGGAGCCGAACTCGACCTCTTTTCGATTGAGGAGGAGGCCGGAGGCGGACTCGTCTTCTGGCATCCCAACGGCGCGATCGTCCGCAATATCATCGAGAACTTCATTCGCGAAGGATTACGCGAACGCGGCTATCAGCCGGTCGTGACGCCGCACATCGCGAGCGAACGGCTCTACGAGATCTCCGGGCACCTCGAGAACTTCGCGGAGAGCATGTTCGGCCCGATCGAGGTGGAGAACCAGCGCTTTCGCCTGAAGCCGATGAACTGTCCCGGTCACATCCTCATCTATCAGAGCCGCTTGCGCAGCTACCGCGATCTTCCGTTACGGTTCTCGGAATTCGGAACCGTGTACCGTTTCGAGCGCTCCGGTGTGTTGCACGGCCTCACGCGAGTCCGCGGATTCACGCAGGATGACGCGCATTTGTTCTGCACGCCGGAGCAGCTTCAGGGCGAATTCGAACAGACGCTCGACGAAGCATTGCGCCTAATGCGCGCGTTCAGCTTCAGCTCGTTTGCGTACGTGCTGTCGCGACGCGCGGAGGCCGACCGCACCGAGACCGACGCGATCGCCGAGGCGGCCATCCGCAACGCGCTCGAGCGTTACGAGCTCCCGTTTGAGGTCGACGAGGGTGGCGGCGCATTCTACGGACCGAAACTCGACGTTAACGTACGCGACGCGCTCGGCCGGCCATGGCAGCTTGGCACCGTCCAAGTCGACTTCGTCCTGCCAGCCCGCTTCGGGCTCAAGTACCGCGCTGCCGACGGCCAAGACCACTGCCCGGTGATGATCCATCGGGCACTTGCCGGCTCGTTGGAACGTTTCTTTGGCATACTGATCGAGCACTATGGGGGCGCATTTCCGGTCTGGCTGGCTCCGATACAAGTCGTCGTGACGCCGATCTCCGAGCACCAAGCGAGCTACGGCCGCGAGGTCGCGGCGCGGCTGCGGGGAGCGGGCTTTCGGGTCGAGGTGGACGAAGCCAACGAGAAGCTCGGATACAAGATCCGGCACTGGAAAACCCAGAAGGTGCCGTACATCTTGGTCGCGGGCAAACAAGAGGCTGCAGACGGCACCGTGAACGTCAATCAGCGCGGAATCGATGAGAAACGCACGACGTCGGTTGAGTCCTTCGTCGAGGAGTTACATGCAATGGTCGAGGCGAAGGAATAA
- the pstS gene encoding phosphate ABC transporter substrate-binding protein PstS, which produces MTGSWIRRFGALAVATALCAPAAAATQLTGAGSSFDYPFFSKAFYIYSQKNPDVTVNYQSIGSGGGIQQFTAKNVDFGATDVPMNADELARAGQPVLQIPVTLGGAAIAYNLPGVNATLRLTRQVIADIYLGKILKWNDPQIARLNKGVNLPDTAIIVVHRSDGSGTSYIFTDFLSHVSPEWKSKVGTGKSVSWPAPSAVGAKGNEGVAGQVRSTPGAIGYVELAYVVENKMPAALIQNRAGKWVACGEDTVAAAAATKPEVSSTNFSIVDTAGANSYPISGYSWVVIYKKPSDAGRAKMLFDVLTWLVGPAGQSNAKSVDYVPLPKNVQAAALGTLKQMQH; this is translated from the coding sequence GTGACAGGATCGTGGATTCGCCGTTTCGGGGCGTTGGCCGTGGCCACGGCCTTATGCGCGCCGGCGGCAGCCGCAACGCAGCTTACCGGAGCCGGGTCGAGCTTCGACTATCCGTTCTTTTCCAAAGCCTTCTACATCTACAGCCAGAAGAATCCCGACGTAACGGTCAATTACCAGTCGATCGGCAGCGGCGGCGGTATTCAGCAGTTCACGGCAAAGAACGTCGACTTCGGCGCAACGGACGTTCCGATGAACGCCGACGAGCTCGCGCGCGCCGGGCAACCCGTCCTCCAGATTCCGGTGACGCTTGGCGGGGCGGCGATCGCCTACAACCTGCCGGGTGTGAACGCAACCCTTCGGCTCACGCGCCAGGTGATCGCCGACATCTATCTCGGCAAGATCCTGAAGTGGAACGACCCTCAGATCGCCCGGCTCAACAAGGGCGTGAACCTGCCCGACACGGCTATCATCGTCGTGCATCGCTCCGACGGCTCGGGGACGAGCTACATCTTTACCGACTTCCTGAGCCACGTCTCGCCGGAGTGGAAGAGCAAGGTCGGCACCGGCAAGAGCGTGTCGTGGCCGGCCCCGAGCGCCGTCGGCGCGAAGGGTAACGAGGGCGTAGCCGGCCAGGTGCGCAGCACGCCGGGAGCCATCGGTTATGTCGAGCTGGCGTACGTCGTCGAGAACAAGATGCCGGCGGCGCTGATTCAAAATCGCGCCGGCAAGTGGGTCGCGTGCGGCGAAGACACAGTTGCCGCCGCGGCCGCTACCAAGCCGGAAGTGAGCTCGACAAATTTCTCGATCGTCGATACCGCCGGCGCCAACTCGTATCCGATCTCGGGCTACTCGTGGGTCGTGATCTACAAGAAGCCCTCTGATGCGGGTCGAGCCAAGATGCTGTTTGACGTGCTGACTTGGCTCGTTGGGCCCGCGGGCCAGTCCAATGCAAAGTCCGTCGACTACGTTCCTCTGCCGAAGAACGTGCAGGCGGCTGCGTTGGGGACGCTCAAACAAATGCAGCACTGA